The sequence CCTCCCATATCTCTATCCATCACTCCTCTTCCCGAGACGACAACTCGGAACCGATGAAAAGCCCATACCATCTGCTTCGTCCTTAGCCCCTTTAGCGTTGTTGTAAAGCCATGCCGATGAGTTGTCAGCCGATGTAAAGGCGAACAAGAGGCGAGGCGCAAGCAGCTATGCCTCCCACCAGTCGTGGCATCTGCGACTTAAAATCAACCAGAGCGACAAACAAGTTATTTGTTGGGCGGTAAAATCCAATGGGATCTGCAACCCTAGATTCGGTCTGGAGCTCCACTCAATTAGACCGCCGCATGGTCAAGGATGTTTTCGCGCTTTCCTCCAACGATGTCGTGGCATTTGCATTGTTGCaaatttgttttattattttattaataacCCTTTCGCAACTATATTTTTAAGAGTAACCCAAATTATTTTCATGCCATGGCCAAATATTAGATTAAAAATAGTTAAATGTGAAGGTTCATTGTTGTCTTCTTTGATTGTTAGTGTTCTGGTATGCTGCCGGAGGGAAACTTCTAGTGTTCATGTCTTGTGTTGGGGTTGTGATGCTTTTGTGTGAATTTAAGTGTTAGTCCTCCGTCACAAACCCACGGGCATTGTTGTTGCATTGACCACGATTCAAGTGGCATTAGGGCCACCTTTGTTTTTTCATTACAAACTTATATCAGGAAACAAAATAGAGGCAAAAGTACGAATCTCTCCCTTTTATAAACTCTTCTCGCCCCAGGAATTGAGGAAAAATAATCTCTGTATAAGGACGGCTTGATGTAATCTTCTCGAATATTCGCTGATACTTCAGGACACACTGGTGTTCACATCTTCTCGAATATTCGCTGATACTTCAGGACACACTGGTGTTCACATGAGCCTAGGAATACTTTTGGGTCCCTGGTTGACTCTAAATTATTTATTTGACCAGATTTGCATTGCCTATGTTTCTTTCCTCTGTTCTTTTCTCTTGAACTTGAACTATTGCCATATAGGTGATACAGTTTGAGGACCAACGTCGTGCTAATTGGTTAAGTGTTTCtgggttacaatggatcaaaagATTTGAGATACTCCCTCCTCCGTTCAAAAATacaagacatattttattttgaaaaagtcaaactttatatattttgatcaacaattagtcaaattgtAAGTAcatttagtgtataaaaatatacaactagattcatatttcaaaactCTTTTATACTATATTggttttatagctataaactatatattttgtgaTAAACACAATAGTCAAATTCTAGCTGAAGACCGAGCCAAAATAAAATACGTCTTGTATTGTTGAACGGATGGCGTACTTCTTAAGAATTGGCTCTACTTGTCTACCTCTAATATAACAATTATGTGAAAAAGATTACTTGCTACAACGAAAGCAGCGTATATCTAGCCATCACTCTATTGCAAAATTAATGCTCCCATCAGAAATACTTAGACGTTTTAGATAAGATAGTCAAACTTATAAAACTTTGACTACCAATAACTTTTAAggtatttagtttaaaaatatacaaaattatATAGTTATCTTAAAAGAtcattttataatattatttggatcttataaatatattttaataaaaagaaTAGTCAAAGTGTACACATGTGAGGGACCACGTTCACTGAaaaccgccgccgccatccagCTTGCACTGTTCTGGGTTCCCTAGCTCCAAATGGGCACAAAAAGCAAGGCCCCATTTGCATTGCCCGCACGAAATCCTCTCCGGCGATCAGGTGAGTTCCATCCCCTGACGATCGAGTGCCAGATTCTTCCTGATCGATGGATTTAGGTTCCTTTTCCTTAGTTTGATGGAATCAGGAATTAGATTAGATAGATTCATAGGATTCTTCCACTAACGATTGATTAATTTGGCCGTTTTGTTCTCTTCTGAGGCAAGCAGTCGTcgagagaattgatttcttttttctacTTTGGAAGTAACAAAACTAGAATCGAAGGATAGCAGGCTACGGGGGAAACAAGCAAACAGCATGTCCAATACAGAGTCCAggcagaaaaaaaataagagagaagaaaagaagttCAGAGGAAGTACGCACGAACGCACCTGCGAGCCGAGCAGCGCCGGCGACGCTCGCACCGCCGCGGACGCGTCCAGCGCGACGCGCGCGCGGTGGATGGCTATGCGCGATAGCGGCTGCACGCCGTGCCCCGCGGCCGCGACGGTGAGCAGAAGCTGGAGCAGGCAGGTCAGCCGCGCACCTCCCCTCATGACGTTGTATCCTGCTAGGAGCTACTGCTTTCTTTGTTCTGGAGTACTATGGAACGGAGAATACTAGGCGGCATTTTATGGATGCAAGCTCACATGTGGCGCGGGGCGGAACGAAACGAAGCGGAGGGGTTGACTAGGCTGCGCACCGGCGCGGTAGAGCCGTGTCCGGGTTATGGCTAATAAAGATTCCCAAACTGTACTATGGCCTTGTTCAGGGCATttttttaagagcttttatgataaactagtttttttttagtattCGTTGACCGGAGAATTTGACCGTTTGACAATCCTAATTTCCTAAGTGTGTAATGACTACTATACTTGTGAATAGTATGATGACTTATTTATTTGCTGATTAATATAGATGTCactgtttttattttattttttgtatttaAAGATAAAAACAGTTTAGTATTAGTAATTTCATATAAAGCTAACATTCATTATCTCTCTCCATAATAGCAAAACTAACTAAAACTTTGATATCACGAAGTCCAACAAATTAGTACTCGCACTACCATCATCCGTATTATCTTACATAGCTTAAGCGTCTGTATCCTCATCGACATAGTTTTCAAATCTGCATCTTCTATGGCTGTCACTGTGTTCCATCAACTGAAATGTTACCACCCAGGATCGACCGAAAGACATCCCACCAAGAAACATTCATAGCACAAGTGAATAAATTAGAGCATGTACAAAATATTCAGAAACATTCAGAACATGACACGATGTGTTCTAGTTCATGCAATATACAAAACATTTTGAGCATGTGCAGGGAGTAATGAGGGATATGGACGGGGATCTTCTGtctaggaaaaaaaattcagattgcATAACTACTCATACACAAGTGAATAAAATTCAGATTGCACAAGAAGTGACATACGAGCTCATCTTCCTCGTAAGTGAAACATTTTTTTGTTCACTATGATACGATTCAATTCGAGTATTAAAATACAATTCACAACTTCGAGTTTGTTCTACTTCCGCATCAGAAGTACAGTATGAGCAGCTATGCTCCTGTCTTCCCCTAAACTGTCGATTTCCTCATGCGTCTTGGCCTTGAGATTGACAACAGATGGATCTGCCCCAAGTAGCTCACACAAGTTAGATGGGATTGTCTCCTTGAATGGTCTAATTTCTGGTTTTTGCAAGATCAGCGTAGCATCAAGGTTGCCCAGCTCGTAGCCTGCTTCATGCATTAATTTCACCTGAAATTGCATGACAATCCAAAATCTTAAAACGATAGTAGCATAAGTTTCATCAACTTGTATATTGCAGACTACAACACTTCGATGTATAAAAGAGTAGCAAAATTCTAATTGGATAACTTATAACATCCTGCATACATTGCTTGAAATTACTAAGAGGGGCGACAAATACAATCCTAACATAGTATCCCAAATGGCTAAATCCTAACATTGCTTGAAAGCATTCCAAGCACTCAAAGCCATCCTACTGCAAGCTCGTTTCTAGGGGAAAAATAATTGACTGCAAGGAATGAACTCGATAGCGCACTAGGAAGTTGAGAAACTCACAGCTTCCTGGATGTGAAACATGTATCCATTCCCCAAATGCCCAGCACAAATCGCAGTTGTTGTGCTATGAAACTAGCATGGTTCACGGCCGGAGACAGTTTCACAGGTGTTGTGCTCGTATCACTCCCAATTCTCTCAAATCAGTACCAAATCCATATGAGATAGATGGCATACCGTAGGGAGGTGAATAGCCGGACTTGGGAAGGCCGGACGGAGAAGGGTCGGGGACGATGGTGCTGGGGATTTGAGCGTGCGCTGGTCTTGGGATCTGATAGCTAGTGCTGGAGAATGGCCAGACTTGGGGATGGCGCCGGTCGGTGGAGGAGGGGTGCCGGTCGAAGGAGTTGGGGAGGCCGGACTTCGGATCTGAATGTTGGTCAATGGAGATGGGGTGCGGTCCTCGGCTTCAGAGATCTAGGAGGTGGTAGAGGCGACGACACTCTCCCAGATCTAGGAAGGATACGATGCCGCAGGACACGAGAGCGAGAGGGCGAGCGGGAGCGCATCTGTCCTCGAGGAAGCGGATCAGGTGGGGGGCTCAGGGGGTATATGCATGGCAATTGCAGGAAATTATAGGCTAACTTCAGTGGCGGACTTCTATTTAAATCCTGCATAAGCCACCGCTTCCCCGGTAAGTGGGGTTTTCTCCGCTTCTGCTTATACGTTGTGGAGATGGTTGTTCCTAGAATTGTGATTCACGTTACAGTCTAAATAACAATAATTCTACAGAATAGATGCAAATAATGAAAATAAACTTTCTTCAAACCGTGTACCAGTAGAGAATTAAGAATTAAAGAGTTGAATCTAATTGATTCACCAAAAATTGAAACACAACAAGAAGATCAATTCGCATGGTAGAACAAGAAAACTTGATATCAGTTTTTAACTTCTTTCAAGAACTCAGAAACTTCTCAAAACCCAACCGTCGAGGAGATTCATAAATCACTGAAAATAATAATAGTCTCCCTTACatcacaaaaataataatagtctCTCTTACATGGGCATGGACTTTGTTTTATAGTGCACACATTCCTTTATAATTCCAACTTGAACATAAACTAGGACTCTCTAACTTAATTGATTTAGACTCTATTTTGTGATGCACATTGTGACTCGCACATGATGAACCTAAGCGTGGGACCAGACCATTGGAACGTAATCATAATAAGCTTTTCGACGAGTAGAGGATTAAGAATTAAAGAGTTGAATCTAGTCGATTCACCAAGAATTGAAGCACAACAAGGAGATTAATTCGTATGGTAGAACAAGAAAACTCGAGATCAGTTTTCAACTTCTTTCAAGAACTCAGCAACTTCTCAAAACCCAACTATCAAGGGGATTCATAAAtcactaaaaataataatagtctcccttacataaaaataataataaaagccCTTACATGGGCATGGCACTTTGTTTTATAGTGCATGCATTCACATTATAATTCCAACTTCAACATAAACTAGTACTCCCTAACTTAATTGGTCCATACTCTATTTTGCGATGCACATTGTGACTCGCACATGATGAACCTAAGCGTGGGACCAGACCATTGGAACGTAATTGGAATAAGCTTTTCAACGATTACTCATACATCctaaacagacttcgtatgtgAGTAGGATGGAACATTTATTcagggtatgtttggttgtaACTGACTCGACTTCAAACCTTCCTATTTAGACttaaacaaaaaggaaacacaTATTCTAAATTGTGGAAACTTCTATGATGTATCTATTTACTAAATATTCTATATAGCCTACTTGAACTCATATTGGAATTGGAATAAAGCCATTTTAAacaacctcccccccccccctgattTTTCACCTAGTTATTCCTTCAACTTGGATGTTTTGACTTGGCACGGTCCCTCCTTTGAAACCAGCGTAGCACCCTTGAATATATTGGCAAGTCTTTTCTGAAATGCATGTGGAAACAACTAAGGATTTCTGAATTGTACCACCCTCCCCTCCTTGAAGAAAAATCAACCTCAACTTTTGGTACTCTTCAAATCCATCTTTGGTTGAGCCAATACATCAATTTTGATTGAATTCTCTTGCATGGGCAACAACACATGATGCTTGCCCTGGTGCATGAAACAATACTTGTTGAACTAACTATGGTGTGTAGCATTGCGATCAAACTACCAAGGGCATCCCAACAACATATGACAAGCTTGCATAGGTACTAAGTCACACTCCACCTTGTCCACATAATTACCCATAGAAAAAGGTACTTTTAATACGATGGGTAATTTTCAGCTTATCGACATTTTTTACATTGCATATAGTAAGGGTATAGATGCCTCCATGTGGATAGTCCAAAGGTTGCCCCAAATCCTTATTAGTGACATTTTTGGAACCTCCTCCATCATTTATCCGCTTGCATATTTTGCCCTAATCTTGCAGCTCATTTTAAACACATTATGATGCTGCATTTTCTCCATAATAACAGTGTTGGAATCTAAATTGCAACACAATCAACATGTATTTATTGGGATTTTAACTATCCAAGTTTACATTACATTAATACCCTTGTTCATAGGAACATTCTATGAATATTCCCAGGATACTATAGTCATTACATCATTACAAGTTGTATCCTCACAGGATAATACATGTGTCAATTGGTCCTTTGGGAACTTGGACGTGTGCCTCTAGGCCTTCCTTTGGCCTCATCCCTTTCAGCCCTTTGACCCTTGTCGACGCCTTCAATGACCTTCATTCTCATGGCCAAGGCATTGGTCTTCGGGCCCTTCGCTTTGCCCTAGGCAACTCTTCAGGACTCACAAATACCTTCAGAAATCCCGCTCTTCGAGGCTGAAGATTTGGTCTTCGAGCCTCTCGCTTCACGTCGGCTGCCCCTTCGACTCTAAACATACAAAAAAGCTTCACAATTGTGTTAGTACTACCAGTTACTTCCTATCTGTGTTGGTTGAGGCTAACCGAAGtcatagaggggggggggggactgacgtggtaccattcccccaacaaACAGTGTTGTCATGCTACACTTCGTGGATCAACAGATCAACTGCTACTAATTTAGGATCACAAAACACCATCCTTAGTTTCTGATACTCTTTTGAATCATTATTGTCTTAAGATTCACTACTTGAACTTGCTCTGTCATAGTCTCCTTTCTCCATAAGCAAGACCTTCATACTATTTGGACAGTCACGCATTGCATGTCCTTTGCTTTGCATGTAAAACACTAAATGTAGCTAGTACAAGCAGTAGAGAAAGCCTTAGACCTAGCTACATTTAGCACTTGGAAAACTTCTATAAAAGCATAAATATTCAGCTTAGCAATTACAACATATTTGGAGCTTGATCCCATATTTTTCTCATGTGTATAGGAGCGCTGCTACCCACTAGATGGGACACGACCACTCTTATCTTGCTTTGCTTTCACCAATTTTTAGCATGTTTTACCTGATTAATTAATTCTTGCAGATTATCGTACTTCACCATTTCAGCTCTATCTTGCATATCTTCATTGAGGCCCTTAAAGAAATGTGCCATGGTTGCTTCCTTGGACTCATGCACACCTGTACAGATCATGAGTACTTACATTTCCTTGTAGTACTCATCCATTGACAAAGACCCCTGACAAAGCCGCTGCAATTTAGTGTGCAAAGTCTTGGTTTAGTAGGCTAGAACAAATCTCCTCCTCATGACTTGCTACATCTCCTTCAAAGAGTGAAGCCATTTTCCGACATGATTCAATTGATCCCACCAAATCATAGCATATTCAGTGAACTCTATAGAAGCGGCATGAACCTTCTTCTCTTTAGTGTAATTATGATTGTAGAAAATCTGATTAAGACACATCTCCCACTTCAAATATGCATCAGGATCAATCCTAGCAGTGAACGCTGATATCGTTATTATGAGTTTACCAATACCACCATTCTCATGATCAACATATCTTTTTTGTTGTCTCCTTTGCGCCAAATCATTACCAACACGCCTCAACCCGTGAGGATGAACCATGATCATCAAAATGTCATCCTCCAAAGCCCTATTATCACCTTCATCGTGTCGAGCATGAATTTGTGGTTGCTGAACCTGTGTTGCTTCTCTCAGAAATGGCGGTAACCTCTCCTCCAAACAATGTATGGCCGTAGTTAGATAGCgcatgtcacatcccaaattccataatcgcgtgattaagcttaatcatgcatcattagcgtcataattatttttaggtaaattattttggcatactagagcactttgtttgaaatcaattggatgagagaaaaaaattcgggagagaaaagaattaaattcgcagttaaaaatagacctctttctctctaacatgtgggacccacctggctccaccatctctctctctccacttgggcagcagccccacctgctccctcactcccactctcgtgcctctctcctctcccaaccagccaaagcaagggagctcCCCCTCattctccctctcactccctctctcctttctccctcaaatccgcactctaggagccgaatcaaggtatgcatgtggtaccattgcgatcacaagctcacaagcattccattcctccaatttgtttgctcattcctgaaggatttgagccgatttggatgtcttttggtgttagggttgaaaagtgaagaacaccggagttcttcgatttcccaccattttctccttctcccgAAGGTCCCCAACCTCGGaaaagcaccttgggtaagtcctctaGGCTTCCTATGGTTTGGATACgcatttggttggtcgaaatccaaatttggagctaggtggtgaagtttaggtatttttggatgttttagacctaatttgaggaattggatgaatttgagttaggaatggagtttctaggttgttaagtgagttctagaacccttgaactagctcaaacatgttcccttttggtttggagaagatcgcaGTTCGTTCCGGGCATTTTTCTCCTCAAAACAGTCCAGTTCTAGAGCTtccctggagtatccggtcttccccggagtctccgggtgagcccCAGCCAAAAATAACAGAGAGGGATCTGCCGGAGAGTCTctcggattctccggtaccccggagtatccggccttcaccggagtatccgggtgcactgtttatcaaaggatttttctcctctgctgacaacttgtaaaattcacaattaattcatacaaactccaaaaatcatgaaaccaattttgttgttTTCACTGTAACATCCTCTACCTGATAAATATCTCCATACTTAAAATAATTAGTAAACTTTTTGAGGCcaattaattaggcttaagcttcattaattcaccattaattctttacaagtccaaaatggattaaactaattttgctagtcttcttatgacttgttatagCTAGTAAAAATGTTTTACTACATTTTAGAGcatattttcatggcatttcatcgtttgcaccttgtggcttaCATTATTGCATTttatttatgcttatcattgcatgcattATGTTTCTTAGAGCACGCTGATCCATTgatcccggagaccgaggtCAATCCTGAGGTGCCACACCTTTGTAAACCAGTAcgtcaaggcaagcatctatcatattgaaccttgTCAGTTGAATagaataaagtctaaatattgataaattatgcttacgtataggtttgcatgtataggaagtcgatatcgggcttttatgggtagaacctatgttgatcgcattgtctctaccttgaattattgttgatctatatccttgtagcctgggtttattcatgataaggtctaacttaaaagtgatgcgagatgcttagcaatgcataggtcctcagtagaagtcgagctgGAACGTCCCATCATTCAcgagctataggttaaattactttcacaatggttaccaTGTTGGGTCGTTGGTGTTGGTTtgtcgagtggtgagtatgagacgagatgtgggcggtgttaggggtgtcatctgtcCTCAAGGAAAGTCCAGGGGTAGTTcaggaagggaacccggacaccgtaggccgcttgcatcgtttaaggatGATCGTTGGGttagttagctttagcacttaccttactcaccacatgccaatctaatggtaaggcgagccgaataccttcgcagctgtggctttgtgggcgtggacatcgatggtgtgagcgggtgggcttgtaagcggtactagtttgctccgggagtagttctagtatcgccgcgccgagcgatgcatgccccacacggttggggttggttgggaaaggttgacacaggtagccccttgtgtgcactttagcgggtggcacaagccgtatgatccccgagtcgtgtgggtccaggagtatccccctgcagggtgtataaacagtatGAACTGCCGTGctttcggtcatgagcatgctattgtttcatttgcacccggtcgtagagttctcgtggttggttcggttgtatagttcggatatgtggtttgtggttcgaatatgtgagaggtggtcgagatggtacttgttatacattgatactaatgtggtttcagttccatatgatcagttggtagttgcacggtaatttcatatatgttggttaagtttagttgctcacacatatgtctaggttgcttactgcatatgttttacttaaccttgtggcatactcttgctaacagctcaatgcataatcattGGAGtcaggatattatatacccatgtTATGTAagacttgcaagtaccttcgtacttagggtgctggccttaagttgatgcaggttcagaGGTCAGCGAGGAGGgggcagtgtttggctactttgtgcctgccgatcagagtggcgggcaggagtagcacattctactccgaactcagtgttttggtatggagcctaagggcatgtggctccatatccttttgttgtatagcttttagtcttccgatgcttagttcttttgctggttaggagttgagcaggctttagtctcctcctagctctcttttgctgtaaattttgataacttgttgcatgcttaagaacttgtaatataatgttaattactcgctctttcttaagttttgttgtgatgtacatgttggaaaggcatgtgttccgattttgggcacaaaacacgtgccgagactaccgggatgatattctggttaatcattgaggttgtgattatgaataatgatcctcctggtgattaattagaatattatttggacggttcctcacagcgcaAACCTTTGGTTGACAGTTGTTCGCTCATCGTGAAATGATCTTTTAGAGTGTTTTGCACATCCTGTATTTGATCCTTGAGGCCATTGCTATTGTCCTCCACCTTTACAAGATGAAGCTGAAAATAATGACTTGTAACCTTAAAATGATAGCTCACATCCTAGAAAAGTCCAACACCATACAACAACGCCTCTTCTTGCTCCAAACAAGAGCCACCATTGTGGTGAGAACCATATTTGCTACCTTCACAATCCACAATTGCAATCTATATCCAAAAACAATCTGAACAAGCAAATCAAACTGCAACGTGCTGTGACCAACTAAGGCTCTAGTAAAAATTATGCGGAAACCACTAGAAACTTCAAATTGATACAATGTTGTCCCAAATATTTCATGGCACAAACCACCAAGAAAAATAGATAATTGGTAGGATTCACATAGCAATAATTCTGTAGAATAGATGCAAACAATAAATTGAGACTTTCCACCAAACCGTGTACCAGTAGAGAATCATGAATTGAAGATTTGAATCTTGTCCATTCACCATGAATTGAAGCACAACAAGGAGATCAGGTTACATGGTAGAATAGGAAAACTTGAGATCAATTTTTAGCTTCTTTTAAGATCTCAAGAACTTCTGAAAACCCTAGTTGTCATGGCAATTCATAAATCATGAA is a genomic window of Phragmites australis chromosome 17, lpPhrAust1.1, whole genome shotgun sequence containing:
- the LOC133897954 gene encoding 2-C-methyl-D-erythritol 2,4-cyclodiphosphate synthase, chloroplastic-like, which encodes MFHIQEAVKLMHEAGYELGNLDATLILQKPEIRPFKETIPSNLCELLGADPSVVNLKAKTHEEIDSLGEDRSIAAHTVLLMRK